Part of the Rhinolophus sinicus isolate RSC01 linkage group LG14, ASM3656204v1, whole genome shotgun sequence genome is shown below.
CCCGCCAGGCCCGCCCCACTCACATTTGACGGCCTGGCACAGCTGGACGGCCATATGGCGCACTTGGTGGATGGGGTAAGGCAGGTAGTTGTTGTCTTTGAGGAAATCGAAGGTGCTAAGGCCCAGAAGCTCAAAGGAGATACACATGTGGCCATGGTAGTCAAACCAGTCAAACATCTGGACACAGAGGCTGAGaagagagatgggggaggggagtggctgATGAgctcccctctgcccaccccacaAGGAGGGACTGCATACTAGCACTGCCACCGAAGTTCCGTTCAGCTAGGGAATGGCCTTTCTGGCACAGCCAAGAAGAGATGGACTACCTGCCAAACTTCAACCTATTTTCCTGCAGATTTTTAAATGGGTACAAAAATTCTATTTGCTGAAGAGCTGTTGAGTGCCAGGCTCCAGTGATGACCCTGAGCTGTCCAAGTGTCACTCCTAAATCCTGATCCCACCCCCACTCCGGAAATTCACTCATCGTCAGCCACCGCGGGCCCACATTTGTacctattgtttttttctatctgtgCTTATAACGCTCTTATTCTGTTTTGGCTTATGGAATGTGTGTGAACAGAAATATTACAGGTAAATGTCTGTGGCCTCATCATCATACTTCTAGGTGTTAAAGTTCAATTAATTTCTGGATGGAAATATTGATTCTCAGTCTCAGGGTCATTTCCAGGGCAAATCCCTACAGAGCCCACCGTGGTGGGCTGGAGCCAAACTGCAGAGCAACCTACTGGCCCTGCAAACACGGGAAGTGGATCAGAGACCCGCCCTTCTACTCGGATGTCCTACTGCTCTCCCAGGATGGACTAAAGATGAACGGATGGAGGAGGAGGGCTCGGGCCCCCGCCGGCCTAACCCCGGTGGGGAAGGGGTCCCGGTGGAGGGGTGGAGCCTCTCAGACGCCCCACGTGCCCCGTGCTTGCTTACTTCTTGTTGTCAGGGTCCTTCTCATTGATTTTCTCCAGCACGTTGATTTCAAGTCGCGCCGCTTCCTTGTACTTTTCTACATTCTTAATGATCTTCAAGGCAACTCGAGCCCCGCCCCTGTGGGTCGGCAGAAGAGGCTTTTGCTGGGTTCTCGAGAACGTCTCAAATCGAATGGTATTGTCTGGGCATTAAGAAATCCTACCTTTGGCTAATCAGCAAAAAACCCCCAGAAAACCCTCACTACCTCTTTCTTCCTAGCAGGTATGGTACTGCTGCCTGAAGGGggggcggtgtgtgtgtgtgtgtgtgtgtgtgtgtgtctgacagTTACCTGCGATGGTCGACACACTGTACAACTCGGCCGAAGGTCCCCTCTCCCAAGGTGCTTACAATTtcatctgaaatgaaaaacagcagggtcggggagagggagggagagaaggtgggGAATGAGCTAAGTCGGAAGGAAAAAGGGTACAGCAACCTGGGGTGAGATGAAGGAAGGGGGAACAGATACAGATGGTCACAGGGGAAGAAAACCCCTGCATGAGTCCCACCACCTTTAACCCAGGGGCCATGAGAGCTGGGAGTGGACGGCAGAGGTCAATTCTCAACAGCAACTCAAACCACCCAGATAAACAACACCActgagaaaaggcaaaaaaggCCGTGACTTGGGTTGGCTGGGACGTTAGATGGCTATGGGACCATTACAGGCTATAGGATTGTTACGATTTGGCTTGTACATCGCTCTTGTAGCCAGTCCCCGACGTGGTAGATGAGGTGGCCCTCAGCGTCGTCCTCTACACTCTTGGCTCTCCGGCTGCTGTGCTgctggcggggggcggggggggtcgGAGCAAGCCAGGTGTCGGAGCGGGGGCCGGAGGGAGGCGGGGTGGGTGGTGGAGGGCCACCGGTCACAGGCGCCCAGCCAGGGGGGACAGACGATGATGGGGGACAGTGGAAGGGAACACGTCAGATGCAGTAAGGCGGATCGGGGTGAGAAGAGAGAGCGGCGCACAACCCCAAGTCCCAAACCCAAAACGGGAACAAGGAGAGGCTCGGGCAGCGCAGAGAAGTGGTGTCGTTGCCAGTGTCACCCACAACCCCATGCTCGACAGTGCCCTTCCAGGCAGGCACAGCTCTCCCCTTGCCCCCACCCAAGCCCACCTGCTGAGGGGGCCCTGGGGGCGAAAGGCAGTTCACAAGCAAGGGCCCCCTGAGAGGATGCAGGCCTCTGGGGGAGGAGCTGCTCCCAGCACAAGGCCCGCATGCCGGGGGGGCACCGGGGTTCACAGCGCCCCGTGCCCATCCATCTCCAAAGCAGGTGCCAGGGCCCTCCGAGAGCCAGAGAGCTTCCAGGAGAGCAGACAGACTCAGCGGCCACCTGTGTCCATGCCCTACTGCTCCGCTGAGCACAAGGATACTTGTCACTTACCGGGGTCCCggagggctggaggagggggtggggacagagggctGGGCTGGCACTCACCGAAGACGAGCGGCTGAATGTCCGGCTGTGCCGCCTCCGCCGCCTGTGCTTCCTTCGGCTGCTGCGCTGGCTGCGATAGCTGCTGTTCTCCCGGTGGTACTCGTAGGAATGGCGGTAGTCCGCGTCATAGTAGGCGTCCGCCCGCTCCCGGCTGTAGTCGTTGCGCCTGTAGCTGCCACAGTATCGCCGGTCATACGCTCTCCGGTCTGATGAACGGTCATCATAGCTGCTGTTGGACAATAAACACCCATTAGGTGCATCTGTTCAGGCCACGTTCCTGGCCACACCAAGTACGACGTCCTCCCTCAGTGAGGACAAAAAGTACTGCTGGAAAAATGGCTCTCAGACACTCAACATGTCACTCCGACAGGACCAAGGACGACAAAAGTGAAGGAACTAAGCACGAGGACGACTCACCCCTTGCCTGTCACCAAGACCTCTGAAAAGACATGGGCAGAACTACTGCCTTTGGGGGCCTCCTCACCCCTGCACTGACTCAATGGAACAAACAGCCACTTCATTCTCGAGCCTTTCCTGACATCCAGCTTTGCTCCAAACTGTCCCTAAGCCATCGCTCCCCCTGAATATGCCACTAAGCTATTAAAACCACGCAGACCACCCTGTCTCGTCTATTGGCTCATTAGCCACTTCCAGCGCCTCCTCTTTCTTTGTCTGGGACGTTTCTCCCTTATCTTTCAGACCAGCTTAGACGCCATGCTGCCCAGGATGTCTTCCCTGAACCAAACCTGCTGGGTGCCCTCGGCCCCTCACTGTTCCCTGCCTCCGTGACAGCCCTCTTCACACCACAGAGCACGTGCCTCCTCTTGTCACCCACCGGGAGCATCCCTTCTCCCAGCTGCTTAGCAGGTAAAACGACTCAACGAGGGACGCCGAGTACGAGGCCTCACCTCCGGGAACGGACATGGTAGCTGTcttcccgccgccgccgccgcgtcCGATCACTGCTGCTTGACCAGGAGCGGCTTCTGCGCCTCTTATGCTTTCGGCTCCGATAGTGTTCGTGGTAACTCCCCCGGCTGCCTCGCTCTGAGGAGTGGTACCTTCGGGGATGGGGCAtctggaagggaaggaaaaacagacaTAGTGTGGAAAGCTCAGAGATTTCAGAAGTGTCCCCAAGGACACAGGTGCTAAGCTgctttctgcctttctctcttaTTTTACCACCCACACCAACCTCCTCAGTCTTCCTCTGTACCCACAATACCTCCTCAATGGCGTATACCTTCACCCACTAACTCTGGGGGAAAACGCTAGGaagcctcccctcaccccctgaATCCCTTAATTCTGCCCCACTCAGTGCACTGCCCTCCTCTGATGTTCCTCCAACTTGGCTCCATGAAGACAGACCTGCAGGCCTGGGCCACAGCTCATTACGAGAGAAATGGTGGAACTGGTGGCAACTGCCATAGCTCATCCTTAGCTGGGATCTATGACAGGTCTGTGCCATCTGAGTTCCTCACAACTCCACAGAATAAAGCTTTAGTATACATTGTTACAATAAATGTTTCACAGTTCTTAAAGGTGCAGTTTATCTCCCCAACTAGACCATCTGTGTCCTAAGAGCAGGAATCCCGTTTACTAGGAGTCTACATGCAGCAGCGTATAAGCGAGTTCTGGGGCTCTGGGTCTCAATCACCTCTCGCATCTCTAGCCAAACCCCTTAATACAGGCAGACCCAAGCTACGCGCAGCTTCCCGCCTGGCCCCTCCCCTTCTGTGCCTAGGAAGTACAGAATAACGGGTTTTTTCATTAACATCGGCATCACCTGGCCAAGAGCCAGCCACCTTCCAGTTATTGGGATTGGAATGGTGTGGCGCAcaa
Proteins encoded:
- the CLK2 gene encoding dual specificity protein kinase CLK2 isoform X1, whose translation is MPHPRRYHSSERGSRGSYHEHYRSRKHKRRRSRSWSSSSDRTRRRRREDSYHVRSRSSYDDRSSDRRAYDRRYCGSYRRNDYSRERADAYYDADYRHSYEYHRENSSYRSQRSSRRKHRRRRRHSRTFSRSSSQHSSRRAKSVEDDAEGHLIYHVGDWLQERYEIVSTLGEGTFGRVVQCVDHRRGGARVALKIIKNVEKYKEAARLEINVLEKINEKDPDNKNLCVQMFDWFDYHGHMCISFELLGLSTFDFLKDNNYLPYPIHQVRHMAVQLCQAVKFLHDNKLTHTDLKPENILFVNSDYELTYNLEKKRDERSVKSTAVRVVDFGSATFDHEHHSTIVSTRHYRAPEVILELGWSQPCDVWSIGCIIFEYYVGFTLFQTHDNREHLAMMERILGPIPSRMIRKTRKQKYFYRGHLDWDENTSAGRYVRENCKPLRRYLTSEAEEHHQLFDLIESMLEYEPAKRLSLGEALQHPFFARLRAEPPSAKLWDSSRDISR
- the CLK2 gene encoding dual specificity protein kinase CLK2 isoform X2, encoding MPHPRRYHSSERGSRGSYHEHYRSRKHKRRRSRSWSSSSDRTRRRRREDSYHVRSRSSYDDRSSDRRAYDRRYCGSYRRNDYSRERADAYYDADYRHSYEYHRENSSYRSQRSSRRKHRRRRRHSRTFSRSSSHSSRRAKSVEDDAEGHLIYHVGDWLQERYEIVSTLGEGTFGRVVQCVDHRRGGARVALKIIKNVEKYKEAARLEINVLEKINEKDPDNKNLCVQMFDWFDYHGHMCISFELLGLSTFDFLKDNNYLPYPIHQVRHMAVQLCQAVKFLHDNKLTHTDLKPENILFVNSDYELTYNLEKKRDERSVKSTAVRVVDFGSATFDHEHHSTIVSTRHYRAPEVILELGWSQPCDVWSIGCIIFEYYVGFTLFQTHDNREHLAMMERILGPIPSRMIRKTRKQKYFYRGHLDWDENTSAGRYVRENCKPLRRYLTSEAEEHHQLFDLIESMLEYEPAKRLSLGEALQHPFFARLRAEPPSAKLWDSSRDISR
- the CLK2 gene encoding dual specificity protein kinase CLK2 isoform X5 → MPHPRRYHSSERGSRGSYHEHYRSRKHKRRRSRSWSSSSDRTRRRRREDSYHVRSRSSYDDRSSDRRAYDRRYCGSYRRNDYSRERADAYYDADYRHSYEYHRENSSYRSQRSSRRKHRRRRRHSRTFSRSSSQHSSRRAKSVEDDAEGHLIYHVGDWLQERYEIVSTLGEGTFGRVVQCVDHRRGGARVALKIIKNVEKYKEAARLEINVLEKINEKDPDNKNLCVQMFDWFDYHGHMCISFELLGLSTFDFLKDNNYLPYPIHQVRHMAVQLCQAVKFLHDNKLTHTDLKPENILFVNSDYELTYNLEKKRDERSVKSTAVRVVDFGSATFDHEHHSTIVSTRHYRAPEVILELGWSQPCDVWSIGCIIFEYYVGFTLFQLVLSTPFPDPRSVLAFFPRPTTTESISP
- the CLK2 gene encoding dual specificity protein kinase CLK2 isoform X4, producing the protein MPHPRRYHSSERGSRGSYHEHYRSRKHKRRRSRSWSSSSDRTRRRRREDSYHVRSRSYDDRSSDRRAYDRRYCGSYRRNDYSRERADAYYDADYRHSYEYHRENSSYRSQRSSRRKHRRRRRHSRTFSRSSSHSSRRAKSVEDDAEGHLIYHVGDWLQERYEIVSTLGEGTFGRVVQCVDHRRGGARVALKIIKNVEKYKEAARLEINVLEKINEKDPDNKNLCVQMFDWFDYHGHMCISFELLGLSTFDFLKDNNYLPYPIHQVRHMAVQLCQAVKFLHDNKLTHTDLKPENILFVNSDYELTYNLEKKRDERSVKSTAVRVVDFGSATFDHEHHSTIVSTRHYRAPEVILELGWSQPCDVWSIGCIIFEYYVGFTLFQTHDNREHLAMMERILGPIPSRMIRKTRKQKYFYRGHLDWDENTSAGRYVRENCKPLRRYLTSEAEEHHQLFDLIESMLEYEPAKRLSLGEALQHPFFARLRAEPPSAKLWDSSRDISR
- the CLK2 gene encoding dual specificity protein kinase CLK2 isoform X3 — its product is MPHPRRYHSSERGSRGSYHEHYRSRKHKRRRSRSWSSSSDRTRRRRREDSYHVRSRSYDDRSSDRRAYDRRYCGSYRRNDYSRERADAYYDADYRHSYEYHRENSSYRSQRSSRRKHRRRRRHSRTFSRSSSQHSSRRAKSVEDDAEGHLIYHVGDWLQERYEIVSTLGEGTFGRVVQCVDHRRGGARVALKIIKNVEKYKEAARLEINVLEKINEKDPDNKNLCVQMFDWFDYHGHMCISFELLGLSTFDFLKDNNYLPYPIHQVRHMAVQLCQAVKFLHDNKLTHTDLKPENILFVNSDYELTYNLEKKRDERSVKSTAVRVVDFGSATFDHEHHSTIVSTRHYRAPEVILELGWSQPCDVWSIGCIIFEYYVGFTLFQTHDNREHLAMMERILGPIPSRMIRKTRKQKYFYRGHLDWDENTSAGRYVRENCKPLRRYLTSEAEEHHQLFDLIESMLEYEPAKRLSLGEALQHPFFARLRAEPPSAKLWDSSRDISR